AGCGGCCGGCAGGGACGCGCCCGTCCCAGGTAAAGGCGTTGTGCTCGACGCGGCCCGGCCCGTCGGGCTGTGCGGCAAGGAGGGACGGAACCACGAGCGCGAGAGCGAGCAGGCCGTGGCGCGTTGGGACGGAGCGTGACATGGGCGGGGCCTCAGCGAGGGGAGTTGGTCGCGCGGGCGATGACGATCGTGCCGCTAAAGCTTTGCGCCGTGATCCGCGCGCCGCCGCCGCCGATCGTGAACTCCATGCGGCGCGCGTGGCGGAGCGCGGTCTCGTCGGTGCCGCGCGCGCTGGGCTGGAGGGTGAGCGGAATGCTGGTGTCGATGGAGCCGCTGAACGTCTGCAGGCTGAGCGCGGCGCCCGCGTCCGGCGGGAGGGTGAGGCGCACCTCGCCCGACTGCGAGTCGAGGTCGTAGCGGCCGTCGCGCGCGACGGTCCCGTCGTACGAGACGTCACCGCTCACGGTGCGCGCGCGCAGGCGGCCGAGTCGGGCGCCGCGCAGCTCGACGTTGCCGCTGACGGTGTTGACGTCGGCGTCCCCACGCACGCCGACCACCCGCAGGTCGCCCGAGACGCTGTGGGCGTGCAGGTCGCCGTCGAACGTGTCGGCGTGCACGGAGCCGCTGACGCTCGTCGCGGACAAGCGCCGGGTCGCTTCCTGTACGTCGATGTCCCCGCTCACGGTTTCGGCGTCGAGCTCGCCGCGCACGCCGCGCACGCGCACGTCGCCGGAAATCGAGTTCGCCGTCACGCGCGTTCCGACGGGGACGACGACGTCGAGTTGCTGGTCGCCGGCGGAGCGGCCGCGCGCGCGGACGGTGTAGACGCGCACGCTCCCGCCGTTCGGTCCGTCGGTGTGTTCGAACCGGAACGGGAGCCGGTCGCTGCGGCCGCGGACGCGGACTTCGGCGCGGTCCCACGCGGTCACGGTGACCGGCCCACTGACGAGGGAGAGGTCGACGGCACCGCCGCGGGTGAAGGCGACGGTGGTGTCGAGTCGCGTCGGCCCGTGCAGGTCGCGCGGGTCGGGCTCGTAGTCCGGGCCGAAGTTGACGCTGCCGGCCGCGCGACGGATCTCGTCGGCCGCGCCGCGCATGCCGGCGGCCACGCTCTCGCCCACAGCGCGGCCCAGATCGCGGCCGAAGGTCCGGAAGCTGGAGGCGTCTTCGTCCGCGCTGCTGTCGCACGCGTTGCCACACGCGGCCCGGAGTCGCGCGATCTGCGCCCGAATCGAATCGCGCCGGGCGAGCGCACGTCGCCGCGCGTCCGCGCGCCTCGCCGCGTCGTCGGTCGGCGTCGTGTCGACCACGGCGGCGACGTCGACGGGCGAGCGGGCGGTGGGTGCGGGCACGCCGGCGAGCAGTGCCAGCGTGGTGGTGAGCACGGAGACAGACATGGCTCAGGTGTGCGGCAGGAGTGCGGCAGTGCGCAGGAGATCGACCTTCTGCCCCAAGGCGCGGGTCAGCTGCTCGCCGAGGAAGGGGCTGTGGGGGTCGCGCGCGAGGGCGGCTCGACTCGCCGCGATCGCGGCGTCGATGATGCGGAGATTGCGCGCGAGCACGTCGACGGTCGCGGAATCGAGTTCGCCGGGGCGTTGGGCTACGACGGCGCGGAGTTCGGCGATCTCGCGGTCGTAATCGGCCGCACCCGGCACGGTGGCGTCGACCGAACGGGACGCGGTCCGGACGACGCCCCGGCTGCGCGGTTCGGCGTCGGTGCCGTCGGCGAGCGAGGACGCGGGTGCCGGCTCGGTCGGGCGCGGATTGGCCCGGCGCGGGTCGGCGACCGCGGGCGCGGGGACGTCGGGTCCGGGGGCACGCGGACCTGCGACGACCGCCGCGCGCGCGGGGGCGCCGGTGCTTGCCGCGATTGTCGGCGCAGGAGCGCGGCGCATGGCGAGGTACGTCGCGCCAGAACTCAGTGTCGCGAGCGCCACGGCGGCCGCGGCGAGCCCGTGTCGCCGGACCACCCGTGGTGCTCGCACCGTCGGCGGCGCGTGGAAGGCAAGCACGCGCGCGCCCGTCGGCTCGCCGGCGACGGGCGGGGAAGGGTCAACGACTCGACGCTCGGTCGGCGCGGCGTCAGGGCGTACATCGAGGCGCGCCGCGATGCCGGGCCAGAGGTCGCGCGACGGCCGCAGCGGGGGCAGCGCTTCGACCCGTGCGATGAGTGCGCGGAGCTCGTCGTCCGGCAGGTCGTCGGCGGGCGGGAGGTGGTCGGGATTCGGGTGCGTCATGCCTGCAGTGCCTCGCGAAGCAGAAGGCGGGCGCGGTGCAACTGGGCCTTGCTGCCGCCGGCCGTGATACCGAGGAGGGTGCCGATCTCCTCGTGTTTGTAGCCCTCCACGTCGTGAAGGACGAACACGCGCCGCGCGCCGGGCGGCAGCGTGGCGATCGCGCGTTCGAGGTCCATGCGGTCGCCGGGCGCGGCGGCGCGCGTGGGCGTGCGCTCGCCCGCGTCGCCGTCGTCGTCCGGCGCGAAGTGGCGGCGTCGACGGCCGTCGGCTTCGCGCTGGTTGAGCACGACGTTGACGGCGAGGCGATGCAACCAGGTCGCGAAACTACTCTCGCCGCGGAAGAGGGCGAGTTTTTCCCACGCGCGGACGAAGACGTCCTGCGTGAGTTCCTCGGCGAGCGCGCGGTCGGCGGTCATGCGCGCGCACAGGGTGAACACGCGGTCGACGTGGTCGCGGTACAGCCGCTCGAACGCCCGCCGGTCGCCGGCCGCCGCGCGCGCGGGGTCGCCGGGGCCGTCGAGGAGCGTTCGGGTGGGTGGTGCGTCCAGGGCTGTCACCGGCTGCGACGTGAGAGGAATCCGCGCACGAGGTAAGACGGGGCTGGCACCGGGAAGGTTTGAACTACGGCTATTCCACGAGCAGCACGAGGGCGCGGAGCGCGGGGCGCGCGTCGGCCTGGTGCCCAGAGGAGAAGCCGGTCGCGGCGCGCGACGCCGCGAGCAGCCATTCAGCGTCGGTGGCGGCGCCGGGGTCGGCGTCGCGGATCGCCGCCTCGCGTTGGGCGGACATCGGTTGCGTGAGTGCGTCGCGGAGCCGGCCGGCGGCCACGGCGAGGGGCGCGTGTTCTGAAGGGGCAGCGGCGTGCAGTGCGCGGGCGGTGCGGGTGAGGAACGCGGCGCGCGCGTCGTGGCGACCGTCGCGGCCGTCGACGTCGCGGACCACCGGACGCGCAA
The Gemmatimonadetes bacterium T265 genome window above contains:
- the algU_3 gene encoding RNA polymerase sigma factor, coding for MTALDAPPTRTLLDGPGDPARAAAGDRRAFERLYRDHVDRVFTLCARMTADRALAEELTQDVFVRAWEKLALFRGESSFATWLHRLAVNVVLNQREADGRRRRHFAPDDDGDAGERTPTRAAAPGDRMDLERAIATLPPGARRVFVLHDVEGYKHEEIGTLLGITAGGSKAQLHRARLLLREALQA